The segment GATGTTGTAGAATCCTGTCTAATTTGACCATTAATTTTTGTTGTAAGTTTGAGGTTTTGAGGATCATCAATCTCATCTTTGGTTGTAATCCATGGCCCACATGGCGCAAATCCATCAAATGACTTTGCACGTGTAAACTGTTTATCCATGGCTTGAATGTCTCTTGCCGATACATCATTGAGTATCATATATCCAAAAATTACATCCATCGCCTCTTCTTCTGAAATATTCTTACACTTTTTACCAATTATCAATGCAAGTTCTATTTCATAATCTAACTCTTTGACGAAATTTGGACAAATAATTTCTGCATTAGTTCCATTTAGAGCAGTTCTTGGTTTGTTTACAATTGCTGGCTCTTTTGGAGGTGTTAATTTTTGTTCTTCAGCATGATCTTTGTAGTTGAATGCTAAACAGATTATCTTGTTAGGATTAGGAATTGGTGCTAAAACATCAAAATCTGATAAATCATGCTTGAACTCAATCTCATCAATTTTTGGTAAAATTTCTTCAAACCATCCATCAAATAGGAAATCTCTGATATTCATTGGAATTGGAATTCCTGTAGATTGTGTTATGTCATCTTTTGTGGCAATTTTACCATCTTTGACTAAACCAAAAGTTTCCCTGTCTGATTTTACTACTCTTGCAATTTTCATATTTTCTCACTTGTGTGTAAATATGACTTGGTGTGTAGATTCTTTTCTACAATATCCAAATCTTATGAATTGGATTTCGTCACCGTCTTTTAATTCTAAGTATGCTTGTTCAACATATCCTTCAATTTCTTTAAGACTGTCTTCGTTGAATGTCTCTCCAAAAAATAACTGATCAGGAACAATAATTTTGAGTTTTATTGGTTCTCCTGCGACCCATTGTATCTTTTTTTCAATATTTTCAGCATTTTCTGAAATAAATTCAGCTGTAAGGTTTGAACCATCTTCTACAATCTTGAAAATTCCAATTCCAAGTAATCTGATAGATTCACCTTTTTTCAACTCATTAGCATCCTCGCCGTCAATCATTACAGAATCATTTACCGTAACTGTTCGTTTTCCTAGGTCAATAGTAGGGTGATTTGGTAATTCCAATTCATTTGATGGAAGATTTGTCACCTTCATCTCCTTTGGTTTACGAACCATGTGAAGTCTGATACTTTCAGAATCAATTATTTTCTTGTTGAATGCCTCAAGTGAGGCAAATGGTGAAACCGTATCATTTTTTGTTAATCCCAAGGAAAGAACAAATTTCTTTACCGCTTCTGGTCTGATTCCTCTTCTACGAAGTCCTTCTAA is part of the Candidatus Nitrosopelagicus brevis genome and harbors:
- a CDS encoding fumarylacetoacetate hydrolase family protein; the encoded protein is MKIARVVKSDRETFGLVKDGKIATKDDITQSTGIPIPMNIRDFLFDGWFEEILPKIDEIEFKHDLSDFDVLAPIPNPNKIICLAFNYKDHAEEQKLTPPKEPAIVNKPRTALNGTNAEIICPNFVKELDYEIELALIIGKKCKNISEEEAMDVIFGYMILNDVSARDIQAMDKQFTRAKSFDGFAPCGPWITTKDEIDDPQNLKLTTKINGQIRQDSTTSNMFIKIPSIISILSKSITLEPGDIISTGTAAGVALNNPNIPYLKDGDHIEMEIEKIGTIQNKVRFVD